One window from the genome of Halostella litorea encodes:
- a CDS encoding DMT family transporter — protein MTDARFWGIAPAAAASLWGGMYVVSKWGFAHVPPVTLAFLRVALAAVALLAVVRAAKPARSFSRRDWLDFAHLGFWVAVTLVTQFVGTDLTNASQGSLLTVLTPVFTLGLGIAFHGEALTGRKVGGMALAAAGTVVVLAGQYDLTTLAEGSLAGVALLLLASLGWAAYTVAGKRLVRTYSALEAATYSTALSVPMIAVLVPVEAVATGASPAAVPLTPAVVAAVCYLGLLSTAAAWYLWYSGLAFADAGTVAVFFFAQPVVGAALGALLLGESLGAGYVAGGAVMGLGIYLVSTAGE, from the coding sequence GTGACCGACGCACGGTTCTGGGGCATCGCGCCCGCCGCGGCCGCATCGCTGTGGGGCGGCATGTACGTCGTCAGCAAGTGGGGCTTCGCCCACGTGCCGCCCGTGACGCTCGCCTTCCTGCGGGTTGCGTTGGCGGCCGTCGCGCTGCTCGCCGTCGTCCGCGCGGCCAAACCGGCACGGTCGTTCTCCCGGCGCGACTGGCTCGACTTCGCCCACCTCGGGTTCTGGGTGGCGGTGACGCTCGTCACCCAGTTCGTCGGCACGGACCTGACGAACGCGAGCCAGGGGTCGCTGCTGACCGTGCTGACGCCGGTGTTCACGCTCGGGCTGGGCATCGCATTCCACGGGGAGGCGCTGACCGGACGGAAGGTCGGCGGGATGGCGCTGGCCGCGGCGGGCACCGTGGTCGTCCTCGCGGGGCAGTACGACCTGACGACGCTCGCGGAGGGGAGCCTCGCCGGCGTCGCCCTGCTCCTGCTCGCCAGCCTCGGCTGGGCCGCATACACCGTCGCCGGCAAGCGCCTCGTGCGGACCTACTCGGCGCTGGAGGCGGCGACGTACTCGACTGCCCTCTCCGTGCCGATGATCGCCGTCCTCGTGCCCGTCGAGGCCGTCGCGACCGGCGCGTCGCCCGCCGCCGTGCCGCTCACGCCCGCCGTGGTCGCCGCGGTGTGCTACCTCGGCCTGCTCAGCACGGCCGCCGCGTGGTACCTCTGGTACAGCGGACTGGCCTTCGCCGACGCGGGCACCGTCGCCGTCTTCTTCTTCGCCCAGCCGGTCGTCGGGGCCGCGCTCGGGGCGCTCCTACTCGGGGAATCGCTCGGCGCGGGCTACGTCGCCGGCGGCGCGGTCATGGGGCTCGGCATCTACCTCGTCTCCACGGCGGGGGAGTGA
- a CDS encoding 3-hydroxyacyl-CoA dehydrogenase/enoyl-CoA hydratase family protein, protein MEIDDINRIAVLGAGNMGHGIAEVAALAGYEVNLRDIKEEFVQNGYEQIEWSLNKLEEKEQIGEGEADAALDRVTPLVDVEEAVGDVDFVIEAVPEKMEIKQDVYGEVEEHAPDDAIFATNTSSLSITDLAEVTDREERFCGMHFFNPPVRMQLVEVISGANTADETLDLTEELAADFGKTPVRVRKDSPGFVVNRILVPLMNEACWLVHEGEATIEEIDSTTKYEMGLPMGSFELGDQVGNDVSYHVLEYMHEVLGEAYEPAPLLAEKVENDELGKKTGKGFYDYEDGDGADVPTDAGREDVKRRLLAAMANEVAHLVGGDVADPDAIDEAVMLGAGFPEGPAKMADDAGLAELLDELETAHEETGAARYEPADYLREAAAEGGFHGGDDEGGDAYDYETLDVEVTDDMVGHVTLDRPHRMNTISDDLIADLDDAIDELEADDDARAILLTGAGEKAFSAGADVQSMAGSGADPIKVTELSRSGQQTFGRLESCDMPVVAGIDGYCLGGGMELATCADMRVASERSELGQPEHNLGLIPGWGGTQRLPEIVGEGRAKEIIFTADRFDPETMADYGFVNEVVPNDELEDRAYELATDLAAGPPIAQRYTKRAMLAGRDDRTAGLEYENQAFGQLAATDDLMEGLTAFMGDEEPEFEGK, encoded by the coding sequence ATGGAGATCGACGATATCAACCGCATCGCAGTTCTCGGCGCGGGGAACATGGGCCACGGCATCGCCGAAGTCGCCGCCCTCGCGGGGTACGAGGTGAACCTCAGGGACATCAAGGAGGAGTTCGTCCAGAACGGGTACGAGCAGATCGAGTGGAGCCTCAACAAGCTCGAGGAGAAAGAGCAGATCGGCGAGGGCGAGGCCGACGCCGCGCTCGACCGCGTGACGCCGCTGGTCGACGTTGAAGAGGCCGTCGGCGACGTCGACTTCGTCATCGAGGCCGTCCCGGAGAAGATGGAGATAAAGCAGGACGTGTACGGGGAGGTCGAGGAACACGCGCCCGACGACGCCATCTTCGCCACGAACACGTCGAGCCTCTCGATCACCGACCTGGCGGAGGTCACCGACCGCGAGGAGCGGTTCTGCGGGATGCACTTCTTCAACCCGCCGGTGCGGATGCAGTTGGTCGAGGTCATCTCCGGCGCGAACACCGCCGACGAGACGCTCGACCTGACCGAGGAACTCGCGGCGGACTTCGGCAAGACGCCCGTCCGCGTCCGCAAGGACAGCCCGGGCTTCGTCGTCAACCGCATCCTCGTGCCGCTGATGAACGAGGCCTGCTGGCTCGTCCACGAGGGCGAGGCGACCATCGAGGAGATAGACAGCACCACGAAGTACGAGATGGGGCTCCCGATGGGCAGCTTCGAGCTGGGCGACCAGGTTGGCAACGACGTGAGCTACCACGTGCTGGAGTACATGCACGAGGTGCTGGGCGAGGCCTACGAGCCGGCGCCGCTGCTGGCCGAGAAGGTCGAGAACGACGAACTCGGCAAGAAAACCGGCAAGGGGTTCTACGACTACGAGGACGGCGACGGGGCCGACGTGCCGACCGACGCCGGCCGCGAGGACGTGAAGCGACGGCTGCTCGCCGCGATGGCCAACGAGGTCGCCCACCTCGTCGGCGGCGACGTCGCCGACCCCGACGCCATCGACGAGGCCGTGATGCTCGGCGCGGGCTTCCCCGAGGGCCCCGCCAAGATGGCCGACGACGCCGGCCTCGCGGAGCTGCTCGACGAGCTCGAAACCGCCCACGAGGAGACCGGCGCGGCCCGCTACGAGCCGGCCGACTACCTCCGTGAAGCCGCCGCGGAAGGCGGGTTCCACGGCGGCGACGACGAGGGCGGCGACGCCTACGACTACGAGACGCTCGACGTCGAGGTCACCGACGACATGGTGGGCCACGTCACGCTCGACCGGCCCCACCGGATGAACACGATCAGCGACGACCTGATCGCGGACCTCGACGACGCCATCGACGAACTGGAGGCCGACGACGACGCACGCGCCATCCTGCTGACCGGCGCGGGCGAGAAGGCGTTCTCGGCGGGCGCGGACGTCCAGAGCATGGCCGGGAGCGGCGCGGACCCGATCAAGGTGACGGAGCTGTCCCGCTCCGGCCAGCAGACGTTCGGCCGGCTGGAGTCCTGTGACATGCCCGTCGTCGCCGGCATCGACGGCTACTGCCTCGGCGGCGGCATGGAACTCGCGACCTGCGCCGACATGCGCGTCGCCAGCGAGCGCTCCGAACTCGGCCAGCCCGAGCACAACCTCGGCCTGATCCCGGGCTGGGGCGGCACCCAGCGCCTCCCGGAGATCGTCGGCGAGGGCCGCGCCAAGGAGATCATCTTCACCGCGGACCGGTTCGACCCCGAGACGATGGCCGACTACGGCTTCGTCAACGAGGTCGTCCCCAACGACGAACTGGAGGACCGCGCCTACGAACTGGCCACCGACCTGGCCGCCGGCCCGCCGATCGCCCAGCGCTACACGAAGCGCGCGATGCTCGCCGGCCGCGACGACCGGACCGCCGGCCTGGAGTACGAGAACCAGGCGTTCGGCCAGTTGGCCGCCACGGACGACCTGATGGAGGGGCTCACCGCGTTCATGGGCGACGAGGAGCCGGAGTTCGAGGGCAAGTAA
- a CDS encoding acyl-CoA dehydrogenase family protein, giving the protein MDFALSDEQQAIRDEVRRFAENEIEPVAKEYDQEEKFPHEVVEKAAEMGLTGANIPIEYGGAGYSPFETALIVEELFAVDPGIGLSITSASFGGDAIMEFGTEDQKERFLEPVARGDAIMGAAISEPDVGSDVSSVSTRAEKDGDEWVINGNKMWITNGSVGDYYVVLCKTDPDAADRYSGFSQIVVESDRDGFEADKITGKLGIRASDTAELIFDDVRVPEENLVGTRGAGFLQLMQFFDETRTMVAAQGVGIAKGACERALEYAQEREQFGQNISEFQAIQHKLAEMHTKTEAARMLTYKSAWSVENEDEQLTALASMAKEYASNVAVDVADEAVQVHGGSGYVNDFDVERFYRDAKITQIYEGTTEIQKNIIARELLGKGY; this is encoded by the coding sequence ATGGACTTCGCACTGTCCGACGAACAGCAGGCCATCCGCGACGAGGTGCGCCGCTTCGCCGAAAACGAGATCGAACCGGTCGCCAAGGAGTACGACCAGGAGGAGAAGTTCCCGCACGAGGTCGTCGAGAAGGCGGCCGAGATGGGGCTGACCGGCGCGAACATCCCCATCGAGTACGGCGGCGCGGGCTACTCGCCGTTCGAGACGGCGCTCATCGTCGAGGAACTGTTCGCGGTCGACCCCGGGATCGGCCTCTCGATCACCAGCGCCTCCTTCGGGGGCGACGCGATCATGGAGTTCGGCACCGAGGACCAGAAGGAGCGCTTCCTCGAACCCGTCGCCCGCGGCGACGCCATCATGGGCGCGGCGATCAGCGAACCCGACGTCGGCAGCGACGTGTCCTCCGTGTCGACCCGCGCCGAGAAGGACGGCGACGAGTGGGTCATCAACGGCAACAAGATGTGGATCACGAACGGTAGCGTCGGCGACTACTACGTCGTGCTCTGCAAGACCGACCCCGACGCCGCCGACCGCTACTCCGGCTTCTCCCAGATCGTCGTCGAGTCCGACCGGGACGGGTTCGAGGCCGACAAGATCACCGGGAAGCTCGGCATCCGCGCCAGCGACACCGCCGAACTCATCTTCGACGACGTGCGCGTGCCCGAGGAGAACCTCGTGGGCACCCGCGGCGCGGGCTTCCTCCAGTTGATGCAGTTCTTCGACGAGACCCGCACGATGGTCGCCGCGCAGGGCGTCGGCATCGCCAAGGGCGCCTGCGAGCGCGCGCTGGAGTACGCCCAGGAGCGCGAGCAGTTCGGCCAGAACATCTCGGAGTTCCAGGCGATCCAGCACAAACTGGCCGAAATGCACACCAAGACCGAGGCCGCGCGGATGCTCACCTACAAGTCCGCCTGGAGCGTCGAGAACGAGGACGAACAGCTCACCGCGCTGGCGTCGATGGCCAAGGAGTACGCCTCCAACGTCGCCGTCGACGTGGCCGACGAGGCCGTGCAGGTCCACGGCGGCTCCGGCTACGTCAACGACTTCGACGTCGAACGCTTCTACCGCGACGCGAAGATCACCCAGATCTACGAGGGCACCACGGAGATCCAGAAGAACATCATCGCCCGCGAACTGCTCGGCAAGGGCTACTAA
- a CDS encoding HD domain-containing protein yields the protein MRSLGEDEEIERAIQYLVHSFESTGDNPKPVILHSSRVGMDLYDRGFDSHVVVSGLLHDLIEDTDTTAEEIRSEFGNDVAEVVEAASFDEDIDDYLERHYDIYRRCFELGRSAVAVKAADILDNSDYYGLGDSEELQENQIEKMRYFIDESEPYIGEEGIYQELQDKFPVVKERVRNRLRD from the coding sequence ATGCGGAGTTTAGGAGAGGACGAGGAGATCGAACGAGCGATTCAGTATCTGGTCCACTCGTTCGAATCCACGGGCGATAACCCCAAACCGGTGATCCTCCACAGTTCAAGGGTGGGAATGGATCTCTACGACAGGGGTTTCGACAGCCACGTCGTCGTTTCCGGCCTCCTCCACGACCTGATAGAGGATACGGATACGACTGCCGAGGAGATCCGTTCCGAGTTCGGTAACGACGTTGCGGAGGTCGTGGAAGCCGCTAGTTTCGACGAGGACATCGACGACTATCTCGAAAGGCACTACGACATCTATAGGAGATGCTTCGAACTGGGAAGGAGTGCGGTGGCTGTGAAAGCCGCTGACATCCTAGATAACAGCGATTACTACGGGTTGGGGGACTCGGAGGAACTACAGGAGAACCAGATCGAGAAGATGAGATATTTCATCGACGAATCCGAACCGTATATCGGGGAGGAAGGCATCTATCAGGAACTCCAAGACAAGTTCCCCGTCGTGAAGGAACGAGTGCGGAATCGTCTCCGAGATTGA
- a CDS encoding DNA-3-methyladenine glycosylase family protein, which produces MNEAHEFLAGDEVLGPLVEEFGPLWLDPADDLYRRIVVSILRQQVSMASAEATRERLFEAVEPTPEEMLEADEEVLRDAGLSRQKASYVRNVAEAFVERGYDREYFAGLDDDAVVEELTSIKGVGEWTANMQLMFSLGREDVFPVGDLGVRKGMTALYGDDMSRAEMVEAAERWRPYRSYASLYLWRANEDVVDAVAEVVAED; this is translated from the coding sequence GTGAACGAGGCACACGAGTTCCTGGCGGGCGACGAGGTGCTTGGGCCGCTGGTCGAGGAGTTCGGCCCGCTGTGGCTGGACCCGGCCGACGACCTCTACCGGCGGATCGTCGTCTCGATCCTGCGCCAGCAGGTGTCGATGGCGTCCGCCGAGGCGACGCGCGAACGGCTGTTCGAGGCCGTCGAGCCGACGCCCGAGGAGATGCTGGAGGCCGACGAGGAAGTGCTCCGGGACGCCGGGCTCTCCCGGCAGAAGGCGAGCTACGTCCGGAACGTCGCGGAGGCGTTCGTCGAGCGCGGGTACGACCGCGAGTACTTCGCCGGCCTGGACGACGACGCCGTCGTCGAGGAACTGACGAGCATCAAGGGCGTCGGCGAGTGGACGGCGAACATGCAGCTCATGTTCTCGCTGGGCCGCGAGGACGTGTTTCCGGTTGGCGACCTGGGCGTCCGGAAAGGGATGACGGCGCTGTACGGCGACGACATGAGCCGGGCGGAGATGGTCGAGGCGGCCGAGCGGTGGCGGCCGTACCGGTCGTACGCGTCGCTGTACCTGTGGCGGGCGAACGAGGACGTGGTCGACGCTGTCGCGGAAGTGGTCGCGGAGGACTGA
- a CDS encoding RimK family alpha-L-glutamate ligase → MSESGGSVGVGVLSLHNSKETKAILNAVQDLGHRPEWLRRENTAVEIRDGEATVEPEVDVIANRLLLSNTDQPSEDLGLATTFQHLRPMLNEPGAVLTAMHKFAAAAKLVEAGIQVPDALLALSNARLNRDRFKFGDEAVYKTAIGTHGGGTWKIGPEEDVNPRVGNRQAFLQSLIERDGERHRDLRVYVVGDEVIGAMNRYAPENDWRTNVALGGDVEDASEDLPPEVVDIALECSDVIGLDYAGVDLVEGEGGWYVLEVNPTAGFKGMFKATGISPAPHIAKLAIERAGGEVDDERVAELSETLDDSVPDCKPSVPRTDPDQPLVIGYTEEVVVSGTSGSASVVAKSDTGATRTSIDTRIAAEIGAGPIKSLTKVRSGSSKSSRTRPVVDIVVGIGGTRHTVTASIEDRSHMSYDMLLGRDILKDYQVDVRRRVDDEE, encoded by the coding sequence ATGTCCGAATCCGGAGGGAGCGTCGGCGTCGGCGTTCTCAGCCTACACAACAGCAAGGAGACGAAAGCGATCTTAAACGCCGTTCAGGACCTGGGCCACCGACCGGAGTGGCTCCGCAGGGAGAACACCGCCGTCGAGATACGCGACGGGGAGGCGACCGTCGAGCCGGAGGTCGACGTCATCGCCAACCGGCTCTTGCTGTCGAACACCGACCAGCCCTCCGAGGACCTCGGCCTCGCGACGACGTTCCAGCACCTCCGGCCGATGCTCAACGAACCCGGGGCCGTGCTGACGGCGATGCACAAGTTCGCCGCGGCGGCGAAACTCGTCGAGGCCGGCATCCAGGTCCCCGACGCCCTGCTCGCGCTCAGCAACGCCCGGCTCAACCGCGACCGGTTCAAGTTCGGCGACGAGGCCGTGTACAAGACCGCCATCGGCACCCACGGCGGCGGCACATGGAAGATCGGCCCGGAGGAGGACGTGAACCCCCGCGTCGGCAACCGGCAGGCGTTCCTCCAGAGCCTGATCGAGCGCGACGGCGAGCGCCACCGCGACCTCCGCGTCTACGTCGTCGGGGACGAGGTGATCGGCGCGATGAACCGCTACGCCCCGGAGAACGACTGGCGGACCAACGTCGCGCTCGGTGGCGACGTCGAGGATGCCTCGGAGGACCTCCCGCCGGAGGTCGTCGACATCGCCCTGGAGTGCTCCGACGTGATCGGGCTGGACTACGCCGGCGTCGACCTCGTCGAGGGCGAGGGCGGCTGGTACGTCCTCGAAGTGAACCCGACGGCCGGCTTCAAGGGGATGTTCAAGGCGACCGGGATCAGCCCCGCGCCCCACATCGCGAAACTCGCCATCGAGCGGGCCGGCGGCGAGGTCGACGACGAGCGCGTCGCGGAGCTGTCCGAGACGCTCGACGACTCGGTGCCGGACTGCAAGCCCTCCGTCCCGCGGACGGATCCGGACCAGCCGCTCGTCATCGGCTACACCGAGGAGGTCGTCGTCAGCGGCACCAGCGGCTCCGCCTCGGTCGTCGCCAAGTCCGACACCGGCGCGACCCGGACCAGCATCGACACGCGCATCGCCGCCGAGATCGGTGCCGGGCCGATAAAGAGCCTCACGAAGGTCCGGTCGGGCAGTTCGAAGAGCAGCCGCACCCGCCCCGTCGTCGACATCGTCGTCGGCATCGGCGGCACCCGCCACACCGTGACGGCCAGCATCGAGGACCGCAGCCACATGTCCTACGACATGCTGCTCGGCCGTGACATCCTCAAGGACTACCAGGTCGACGTGCGCCGGCGCGTCGACGACGAGGAGTAG
- a CDS encoding succinylglutamate desuccinylase/aspartoacylase family protein, protein MSDSEAEPFTYNGGSVAPGEAANIRYGVSETYLGDPVRIPVTIVNGERPGPTAFLSAAVHGDELNGVEVVREVANEWDHSNLHGTLVCLPVLNVPGFLAQQRYLPIYDRDLNRSFPGSESSTSSKRIAYRIFENFLKPCDLGIDFHTSTRGRTNMLHVRADTDDEAVDRLARAFGSNVIISSNGPSGTLRRETSEAGTPTITIEMGKANEFQRGFIDRALDGVESVLAEYGMRPDAAVRWPGWRTVVGSSDEKTWLRADTGGMVEMHRSRGSLVREGETICTITNPFGTTTNEVVAPFTGLLVGILQNPLVFPGNPICHLAKLGPETQRALEREQRGRGG, encoded by the coding sequence ATGAGCGACAGCGAGGCCGAGCCGTTCACGTACAACGGGGGGAGCGTCGCCCCCGGCGAGGCCGCCAACATCCGGTACGGCGTCAGCGAGACGTACCTGGGCGACCCCGTCCGGATCCCCGTCACGATCGTCAACGGCGAGCGGCCCGGGCCGACGGCGTTTCTGAGCGCGGCTGTCCACGGCGACGAACTCAACGGCGTCGAGGTGGTGCGCGAAGTGGCAAACGAGTGGGACCACTCGAACCTCCACGGGACGCTCGTCTGTCTCCCGGTCCTCAACGTGCCGGGCTTCCTGGCCCAGCAGCGCTACCTCCCGATCTACGACCGCGACCTGAACCGCTCCTTCCCCGGCTCGGAGTCCAGCACGAGCTCCAAGCGGATCGCCTACCGCATCTTCGAGAACTTCCTGAAGCCCTGCGACCTGGGCATCGACTTCCACACCTCGACGCGCGGTCGAACGAACATGCTTCACGTGCGCGCCGACACCGACGACGAGGCGGTGGACCGGCTCGCCCGCGCGTTCGGCTCGAACGTCATCATCTCCAGCAACGGGCCGTCGGGGACGCTCCGCCGGGAGACGTCGGAGGCGGGGACGCCGACGATCACCATCGAGATGGGGAAGGCAAACGAGTTCCAGCGGGGCTTCATCGACCGCGCGCTGGACGGTGTCGAGAGCGTGCTCGCGGAGTACGGCATGCGGCCCGATGCCGCGGTGCGGTGGCCCGGCTGGCGGACCGTCGTCGGCAGCTCCGACGAGAAGACCTGGCTCCGCGCCGACACCGGCGGCATGGTCGAGATGCACCGGTCGCGCGGCTCGCTGGTCCGCGAGGGCGAGACGATCTGTACGATCACCAACCCCTTCGGCACGACGACGAACGAGGTGGTCGCGCCGTTTACCGGCCTGCTCGTCGGCATCCTCCAGAACCCGCTCGTGTTCCCGGGCAACCCGATCTGTCACCTCGCGAAACTCGGACCGGAGACCCAGCGCGCGCTGGAGCGCGAACAGCGCGGCCGCGGGGGGTGA
- the sdhC gene encoding succinate dehydrogenase, cytochrome b556 subunit, with protein MSQSYNRGAVEDFGRWREFSAGMWAWIFHKFTGWVLAGYLFTHIAVLSSAMQGAQTYNETLQGLEGLFVVRILEIGLLAVAVFHILNGIRLLMVDLGVGLEAQDKSFYASMVLTGAIVVASVPTFLSEVGI; from the coding sequence ATGAGTCAGTCTTACAACCGAGGAGCCGTCGAGGACTTCGGTCGGTGGCGGGAGTTCTCGGCCGGGATGTGGGCCTGGATCTTCCACAAGTTCACCGGCTGGGTGCTCGCGGGGTATCTGTTCACCCACATCGCCGTCCTCAGCTCCGCGATGCAGGGTGCGCAGACGTACAACGAGACGCTACAGGGACTGGAAGGGCTGTTCGTCGTCCGCATCCTCGAGATCGGGCTGCTGGCGGTGGCGGTGTTCCACATCCTCAACGGGATCCGCCTGCTGATGGTCGACCTGGGGGTCGGGCTGGAGGCACAGGACAAGAGCTTCTACGCGTCGATGGTCCTGACGGGCGCCATCGTCGTCGCCAGCGTCCCGACGTTCCTCTCGGAGGTGGGCATCTGA
- a CDS encoding succinate dehydrogenase hydrophobic membrane anchor subunit has protein sequence MAERYSSFEPASTRWLLQRVTAAFLVVVLAFHFFLLHFVHHAYEIEFAGTQARMQNVGYFATMVAFLVTATFHGVNGVFNALVNQGIDGTQKTAVKWVLVVASVALIAQGVRVAIVMAGF, from the coding sequence ATGGCCGAGCGCTACTCCTCGTTCGAGCCGGCGAGCACGCGGTGGCTCCTCCAGCGCGTGACGGCGGCGTTTCTCGTGGTGGTGCTCGCGTTCCACTTCTTCCTGCTGCACTTCGTCCACCACGCCTACGAGATCGAGTTCGCGGGCACGCAGGCCCGGATGCAGAACGTCGGCTACTTCGCGACGATGGTCGCGTTCCTCGTGACCGCGACGTTCCACGGGGTCAACGGCGTGTTCAACGCGCTCGTCAACCAGGGGATTGACGGCACGCAAAAGACGGCCGTGAAGTGGGTGCTGGTCGTCGCCAGCGTCGCGCTGATCGCACAGGGCGTTCGAGTCGCCATCGTCATGGCGGGGTTCTAA
- a CDS encoding succinate dehydrogenase/fumarate reductase iron-sulfur subunit, with product MSTQVSETEAETEAETESKPHQERRMSEKAARREAADRERLAREQLEAAESTVHLKVFRYDPEVEGKQEPRFDDFHVPYEKGMTVLDALMFARDHYDSSLTFRHSCRQAVCGSDAMFVNGSQRLCCKTQLGDLQEPVRVEPLPHQDVVKDLVVDMQHFYDQMESVEPYFQSDEFPEGEEQRQTRENREKIKMSTRCIWCGACMSSCNIAAGDNEYLGPAAINKAYRFYMDDREEADLEEHRLRILEQEHGVWRCQTQFSCTEVCPKDIPLTEHIQELKREAVKSNLKFW from the coding sequence ATGAGTACGCAAGTTTCCGAGACGGAGGCCGAAACCGAAGCCGAGACCGAGAGCAAGCCACATCAGGAGCGCCGGATGTCCGAGAAGGCGGCCCGCCGCGAGGCGGCCGACCGCGAACGGCTGGCCCGGGAGCAACTGGAGGCCGCCGAGTCGACGGTCCACCTGAAGGTGTTCCGCTACGACCCCGAGGTCGAGGGGAAACAGGAGCCGCGATTCGACGACTTCCACGTCCCCTACGAGAAGGGGATGACCGTGCTGGACGCCTTGATGTTCGCCCGGGACCACTACGACTCGTCGCTCACCTTCCGGCACTCCTGCCGGCAGGCGGTCTGCGGGAGCGACGCGATGTTCGTCAACGGCTCCCAGCGGCTCTGTTGCAAGACCCAACTGGGCGACCTGCAGGAGCCGGTCCGCGTCGAGCCGCTCCCCCACCAGGACGTCGTGAAGGACCTGGTCGTCGACATGCAGCACTTCTACGACCAGATGGAGTCCGTCGAGCCGTACTTCCAGAGCGATGAGTTCCCGGAGGGCGAGGAGCAGCGCCAGACCCGGGAGAACCGCGAGAAGATCAAGATGTCGACGCGCTGCATCTGGTGTGGCGCGTGCATGTCCTCCTGTAACATCGCCGCCGGCGACAACGAGTACCTCGGGCCCGCGGCGATCAACAAGGCCTACCGGTTCTACATGGACGACCGCGAGGAGGCCGACCTGGAGGAGCACCGCCTGCGCATCCTCGAACAGGAACACGGCGTCTGGCGCTGTCAGACGCAGTTCTCCTGTACCGAGGTGTGCCCGAAGGACATCCCGCTGACCGAGCACATCCAGGAGCTCAAACGCGAGGCGGTCAAGAGCAACCTGAAGTTCTGGTAA